In the genome of Armatimonadota bacterium, one region contains:
- a CDS encoding (4Fe-4S)-binding protein: MELTAESVKRFAKSCGADLVGIGDINRFEGAPPENDPRFINPEAKTIIGLGFRIFRGDLRGIEEGTHFYQYPAMNYANINEVYAPIVLRQLAAFIEDHGYEASNIRNYGSINTISDVTNDPDEPADYGRRVKYSRPVREGQPAPDIYLHFRLAAFICGMGEIGFSKVFLTPEFGPRQRFAFMLTDAALEPDPIYDGPALCNRCMACVRECPGHAIKADKTVKVTVAGRELEWSDIDAWSCFGYYVSPVEDVNPFLPPDALTDMPDGDAIRRGEKALSPEEALELQRRMGQYYPRPSGYFPAMCGGRGCIRACMVSLEERKALKNQFKQPFRRRPKWWG; encoded by the coding sequence ATGGAGCTGACCGCCGAGAGTGTGAAGCGATTCGCGAAAAGCTGTGGTGCGGACCTCGTGGGAATCGGCGACATCAACCGCTTCGAAGGAGCGCCGCCTGAGAATGATCCGCGGTTCATCAACCCGGAAGCCAAGACCATCATCGGCCTGGGTTTCCGCATCTTTCGGGGCGATCTGCGGGGTATCGAAGAGGGCACTCATTTCTACCAGTACCCGGCGATGAATTATGCGAACATCAACGAGGTCTACGCACCCATCGTCCTGCGGCAGTTGGCCGCTTTTATCGAAGACCACGGATACGAGGCCAGCAACATCCGCAACTACGGCAGCATCAACACCATCTCGGATGTCACCAATGATCCCGATGAACCCGCCGATTACGGCCGCAGGGTCAAGTACTCGCGCCCGGTGCGTGAAGGGCAACCGGCGCCCGATATCTACCTGCATTTCCGCCTGGCGGCCTTCATCTGCGGCATGGGGGAGATCGGGTTCAGCAAAGTGTTCTTGACCCCCGAGTTTGGCCCCAGGCAGCGGTTCGCGTTCATGCTCACCGACGCCGCACTGGAGCCCGACCCGATCTACGACGGGCCTGCGCTCTGCAACAGATGTATGGCCTGCGTCCGCGAGTGCCCGGGCCACGCGATCAAAGCGGACAAGACGGTGAAGGTCACAGTCGCCGGACGGGAACTGGAATGGAGCGACATTGACGCCTGGAGCTGCTTCGGCTATTACGTGAGCCCGGTGGAGGATGTGAACCCCTTCCTTCCCCCGGATGCCCTGACGGACATGCCCGACGGAGACGCCATACGCCGCGGGGAAAAGGCGCTGTCGCCCGAGGAAGCGCTGGAACTGCAGCGGCGCATGGGTCAGTACTATCCCAGGCCATCGGGTTACTTCCCGGCGATGTGCGGTGGGCGCGGGTGCATCCGGGCGTGCATGGTGTCCCTCGAGGAGCGCAAGGCGTTGAAGAATCAGTTCAAACAGCCCTTCCGCCGCCGGCCGAAGTGGTGGGGGTAG
- a CDS encoding SIS domain-containing protein, whose translation MQQPGTQMIREIREQPAAIEATLAAEGGNIRELTARLRNEGVEYALIVARGTSDNAGLYGLYMFGAVTMKLAATAAPSLLTLYDTRIDLTKVFVLGVSQSGKATDVIEVLEAGRRRGAITCALTNTEDSPICQAAEHVLLTHAQEEKSVAATKTYTTALAVMHQLAALWADRKDIADEIKRVPAWIDMTLERVQEDIADRAERYRFMETCHWLARGYNFCTAKEAALKMAECCYVVPSAFSTADFMHGPIATTGEGFPCFVVAPTGRSFGAVLETVDALEQRRAELAIISNNDALLERAKIALPIPEMPEECTPMVAGVIGQLLAYSIALEKGLDPDTPRGLHKVTLTL comes from the coding sequence ATGCAGCAACCTGGAACCCAGATGATCCGGGAGATCCGCGAACAGCCGGCGGCCATCGAGGCTACGCTCGCGGCTGAAGGCGGCAATATCCGGGAACTCACCGCCCGCCTGCGCAATGAGGGTGTCGAATACGCGCTGATCGTGGCGCGGGGGACTTCCGACAACGCGGGCCTCTACGGCTTATATATGTTCGGCGCGGTGACCATGAAGCTCGCGGCAACCGCTGCGCCGTCGCTCTTGACGCTCTACGACACCCGGATTGACCTGACCAAGGTGTTCGTGCTCGGGGTTTCTCAGTCGGGCAAGGCTACTGATGTGATCGAGGTGCTCGAAGCCGGAAGGCGCCGCGGGGCCATCACTTGCGCACTCACGAACACCGAGGATTCGCCCATCTGCCAGGCTGCGGAGCACGTCCTGCTCACCCATGCGCAGGAAGAAAAGAGCGTGGCGGCGACAAAGACTTACACCACCGCACTTGCGGTGATGCACCAGCTCGCGGCCCTCTGGGCGGACCGGAAAGACATCGCGGACGAGATCAAGCGGGTCCCGGCCTGGATCGACATGACTCTCGAGCGAGTGCAGGAGGACATTGCGGATCGGGCCGAGCGCTACCGGTTCATGGAGACCTGTCACTGGCTGGCGCGAGGCTACAACTTCTGCACCGCAAAAGAAGCGGCACTGAAGATGGCCGAATGCTGTTACGTAGTGCCCTCGGCCTTCAGCACTGCGGATTTCATGCATGGGCCGATCGCGACTACGGGGGAGGGCTTCCCATGTTTCGTGGTCGCACCCACCGGGCGGTCATTCGGCGCGGTGCTGGAGACGGTGGATGCTCTGGAACAGCGCCGGGCGGAACTTGCGATCATCTCAAACAACGATGCGCTGCTGGAGCGCGCGAAGATCGCATTGCCGATCCCGGAGATGCCCGAAGAGTGCACGCCCATGGTGGCCGGAGTGATCGGGCAATTGCTGGCTTACAGCATCGCGCTGGAGAAGGGGCTGGACCCGGACACTCCCCGGGGCCTGCACAAGGTGACGCTGACGCTGTAA